The following nucleotide sequence is from Acidobacteriota bacterium.
GTAGAGGTCGGTCGACTCCTCGGCCGGGCCCGAGATGATCAGCGGCGTGCGCGCCTCGTCGATCAGGATGCTGTCGACTTCATCGACGATCGCGAAGTGATGGCCGCGCTGGACCATCGCCCCGAGGTCGAACTTCATGTTGTCGCGCAGGTAGTCGAAGCCGAACTCGTTGTTGGTGCCGTAGGTGATGTCGCAGCCGTAGGCGACCTGGCGCTGCTGGTCGTTGAGGTCGTGCTGGATCACGCCGACCGACATGCCGAGGAAGCGGTACAGCCGGCCCATCCATTCCGAGTCGCGGCGGGCGAGGTAGTCGTTCACGGTGACGACATGGACGCCCTTGCCTTCGAGCGCGTTCAAATAGGCGGGCAGCGTCGCGACCAGCGTCTTGCCTTCGCCGGTCTTCATCTCGGCGATGGTGCCCTGGTGCAGGACCATGCCGCCGATCAGCTGCACGTCGTAGTGCCGCATGTTCAGAATGCGGCGGCCGCCTTCGCGCACGACGGCAAACGCCTCGGGCAGCAGGTCGTTGATGGTCTCGCCGTTCGCGAGCCGGGTCCGGAACTCCGCGGTCTTGCCCTTGAGCTGATCGTCGCTCAGGGTCTTGATGCGGGCTTCGAACTCGTTGACCTCGGCCACGCGCGGGCGCAGCTTCTTCAGGTCGCGATCGTTTTGACTGCCGAGGACTTTAGTGAGGAGCTGGCCAAACATGTTGGGAAAAAGGCGGGATGCCTATCTCCCGATTATATCTTTAGTTGCCGCTGGCGCGGCGGGGGGTGAGCAGGAGCTGGAGCGGGTTGAGGATGCGGCCGTTGGCGCGCACCTCGTAGTGCAGGTGCGGGCCGGTCGTGCGTCCGGTGGTGCCGACCAGTCCAAGCAGGTCGCCGCGCTTCACGGCCTGGCCGTCGCGAACCTTGAACGCCGAGAGGTGGCCGTAGCGGGTTTCAATGCCGTAGCCGTGATCGATGACCACCAGGTTGCCGTAGTTCCCGGCCATCGCGGCGCTGCTGACCGTGCCGTCGGCCGTGGCATAGACGGGGTCTCCCTTGTCGGCGGAGATGTCGAGACCGGGGTGAAAGTCTTTCTCACCGGTGAGCGGATCGGCGCGATTGCCCATGCTCGACGACAACCAGCCGTGGGTCGGCCAGATCGAGGGCGTCGCCGCGGCCAGCGCATTGCGCTTGTCCACGTTGGAGCGCACGGTCTGCAGGCGGCTCTCGAGGCCCTGGAGCAGGTCCCTCAGCACGTTAAAGGTGTTTTCAGGCGACGCCAGCCCGGGCGCCAGGGTAGTGAGCGTGGCGCTCGCGGTCGGCCCGCCCATCGCGCGGTTCTTGACCACGGCCGGCAGCTTGTCCATGGAGTTCTGCAGCGCGGGGTCAAGGGCGGCCTTGGCGCCGAGGTCCGACATCGTCGTCTGGAGCGCGACAATCTGGCCGGCCAGGGTTTCGGTCGCCGCCCGGTAGCTGGCGTTCTCGAGCTCAAGCGTGTCGTGCGCGACGTATAACGCGGCCACGTCGTACCGCGCCTTGAAGGCGGCGCCGACGCCAATCAACATGGGCAGGCCCACCGCGATCGACACCACAGCGGCCGCCACCTTCACGCTGATCGTGAAGCGACGCACGACACCGGTCGTGCGGTCGGCCAGAACAATGGTGTATCGCTTAGAGAGCATCAAGTACCTGAGTGATTTGGGTTTCCCGTCTCGGCGACGTGAGTTCGTAGGCTAGCACGGCCCCGGGGAATCCCGAAACGCAAATTGCCGAGTTGTGCAGATTTTCGCTGTTTGTTCGTCTCCAATATGAGAAAAGCTGAGCAGTCGGCCGTCTAGCCGGGTATGGCAAAGCTTCCGGTCGTCCTGGTCCACGGCTACAGCGACAAGGGGGAGAGCTTCGGAGGCTGGCGGACCTTCCTGGCGGCGGCCGGCTACGACGCCCGGACCATCCACGTCGGTAACTACGTCTCCCTCAGCAACGAGGTCAGCCTCAAAGACATTGCCGAGGGCTTTGACCGGGCACTGAGGGAGGCCGGTCTGAATGACACGGCGCCGTTTGACGCCATCGTCCACTCCACCGGCATGCTGGTGGTTCGCGAGTGGCTCGCGGGGACGAGCGGGGCGGCTGGCAGCCCACGCCTGGCCACCCAGCGGCAGGGCCGGCTCAAGCGGCTGGTCGGCCTGGCGCCGGCCACGTTTGGAAGCCCGATGGCGCACAAGGGGCGAAGCTGGCTCGGCGCCATGTTCAAAGGAGGACGTGAACCCGGCCCCGACTTCATGGAAGCCGGCGACCAGGTTCTGGCCGGACTCGAACTGGGCAGCCAGTACACGTGGGACCTGGCCCATCACGACTTCCTGTCGTCCACCGCTGTCTACGGCAAGAGCGCCAGCACGCCATTTCCCTTCATCTTCGTTGGCCTCAAAGACTATGGCTGGCTGAGGCGGGCGGTCAC
It contains:
- a CDS encoding M23 family metallopeptidase; this translates as MLSKRYTIVLADRTTGVVRRFTISVKVAAAVVSIAVGLPMLIGVGAAFKARYDVAALYVAHDTLELENASYRAATETLAGQIVALQTTMSDLGAKAALDPALQNSMDKLPAVVKNRAMGGPTASATLTTLAPGLASPENTFNVLRDLLQGLESRLQTVRSNVDKRNALAAATPSIWPTHGWLSSSMGNRADPLTGEKDFHPGLDISADKGDPVYATADGTVSSAAMAGNYGNLVVIDHGYGIETRYGHLSAFKVRDGQAVKRGDLLGLVGTTGRTTGPHLHYEVRANGRILNPLQLLLTPRRASGN